The genomic stretch ATGCTCGGCAACGTGAACGCCGCCGCGACCAGCATGACCGGCTACGCCCGGCAGGCCCTGATCGACAACTCGCTGCTCGGCTACGGCAGCGCCGTCAGCGTGGCGATCTTCGTGATCATCATGGTCATCGTCGTCATCTACGTCACCGCGTTCCGCGTGAAATTCGACTGAGGGGACCGACATGAACCTGAAGACCAAGAACCCGGCCCTGTACTACCTGCAACGCGCCGCCTTCTACCTGCTCGTGCTGGTCATCGCCTTCTACCTGCTCGCCCCGTTCTTCTGGGCGGTCCTGACCAGCCTGCGCTCCCCCGGCGATCTGTTCCTGCAACCCGCGCAGTTCATCGCCGCCGAGACCACCTTCCAGAACTACACCCAGGTGTTCGCCAACCCGAACTTCCAGCGCGGCCTGCTGTACTCGCTGATCGTCGCCGTCGGCTCGGTCCTCATCAGCCTGCTGATCGGTTCGTTCGCCGCGTACGCCCTGGGCCGCTTCCGCTTCAGGGGCAAGCAGATCATCATGTACGTCATCCTGGCCGTCAGCGTCTTCCCGCAGATCGCCGTGCTGTCGGGCCTGTACACCCTGATCAGCGCCCTGGGCCTGTACAACAACCCCGTCGGTCTGATCCTCACGTACCTGATCTTCACCATCCCCTTCACGGTCTGGGTGCTGACCAGCTTCGTGCGCGACATCCCCGGGGAGCTGGAAGAGGCGGCGCTGGTGGACGGCGCCAGTCCCCTCCAGACCCTCTTCCAGGTGCTGTTCCCCGTCATGATGCCCGCCCTGGTCACCACCGGCCTGCTGGCGTTCATCAACGCCTGGAACGAGTACCTGTTCGCCCTGACCTTCACCAGCACCAACCGCACCGTGCCGGTCGTGATCGCCAACTACTCCGGCGCGACCCAGTTCGACCAGCCCTGGGGCCAGATCATGGCCGCCAGCATCGTCGTGACCATCCCCCTGATCATCCTGGTGCTCGTGTTCCAGCGCAACATCGTGTCCGGTCTGACCGCCGGGGCCGTCAAGGGCTGACGCACGCAGGAACCCACCGGAAGCAGACAGCAGAGGCCCCGGGGACGATCCCTCGGGGCCTCTGCCTGTGAAGCCGCGGGAAGCCCGAACCTCCAGCCCCCCAAGTCAACCCACGGGGTCAACCTCCGCCTCCAGGTACCCCCGCACGATCGCCTGGGCCAGCGCGGCATGATCCCGCTCGGCCTGATCGGCGTACGCCACCGCGAAAGTCGCCACCGCCTGATCGAACGTCTCACGCCGGCCCAGGTACGCGCCCAGCGCCACGGCGTCCCCCGTGCGGGCGTGCGCGCGGGCCAGCGCCCAGCCGCACAGCTCGGCAATCTCCTCCAGGGTGCGCGGCGACACCGCCTGCAGGTCGAAGCGTCCCTTCTGGTCCCGCAACTGCCGCACGTACCCGCAGAAGCCCTCGCCCGCCGACCAGCCCAGGAACGGATCGGCTGCCGCCTGCATCAGCTGCTGCCCCCGCACGATCCGGTGCGCCGCGTTCCGCGCGACGGTCGGCCCGGCATACGGCTCGAGCACGCTCGGCCGCGCCTCCTTCACCTGCAGGAACAGCACATCGTCCCCGTCGGCGGCCAGCAGCAGCACCAGCACCCGCCGCCCGCAACTGCCCACACCCGTGACCTTCAGCGCCCAGTCAGCCAGGTGGTAGCGCGACAGCAGTTCCCGGCGGTCCGGGGCCACGCTGTCCAGATAGTTCGTCCGCACGCCCGCCAGCATGACCTCCGCCTGCGGGTCCGACGTGTGCACCAGCAGAGGCGGATCGTCCCGCAGGCGCCAGCCGCCCGGGGTCTGCACCGCCAGCTTCTTCAGGGTGTGCAGGTGCGTGCGGGTGCTGGCCTTGGCGAACATCGCCCGGCCGTGATCCCGCGCGTCGGCCGCCATGTCCGCCAGCGCCTCGGACGCGTCGATCCGGTCGTACCAGACGTCCAGGTGATGCTGCCTCGCGTACGCGCGGACATGCAGGCGGTATGCCCGCGCCGCGCTCCGAGCGGCATACACGGCGTCCGCCTCGCTGTGCCCCGCCTCACGCCCGGCCAGCACCAGACTGGTCGCCAGTCGCCGCACATCCCACTCCCACGGCGCCCGCAGCGTCTCATCGAAATCGTTCAGGTCGAACACCAGATTCCGCTCCCCGGTCGCGAACGCCCCGAAGTTCGCGCAGTGGGCGTCCCCGCTGGCCTGCACCCGCTCGCCCGTCACGGGCGTGCCCGCCAGATCGGCCGCCATGAGTGCCGCCGTCCCCCGGAAAAACGCGAAGGGATTGGCCACCATCCGCCCGAACCGCAGCGGCAGCAGGTGCGTCATGCAGCCGTCCGTTCCAGCGTGCAGGGCGTTCAGGACCTGCTCGGGCCGCTTGCCGGGCACCTCGAACAGCGCGTGGTCCCGCCGGGGCAGCGTGCTACGCAGCGCGCGCCCCCGCGCTCGCCTCTCGTCCCGGCCAGGCAACGGCACCGCAGAAAATGGATCATGCATGACCGTATCGTGTCACGCCAGTTCAGGGCGAGTCGGCACACATGCCGCCCTGTACCAGTCCAGCCCGTTCTGCGTGGACCGGGAAACGACCTGACGCGGGGACCGACACCCCAGGTCGCACCGGTCAGTTCAGGTGCGCGCCGTCCTCCTGCGCACCCCCGTACATCTTGATCACGTCCCGCAGCAGCTGCCGCGCCAGCCGCAGCACGCTCTCGTCGGTCACGTCATCCACCCGGAAGCCCTCGCCCAGCCCGTACTCACCCCGGAACGCGCCGTCCACGCGCCGGACCCGCACGAGCACCTCGCACAGCCCCAGCCGGTAGCGGGCCGCGTGCCAGCTGCCCAGCGGCGCGGGCCGAAGGACCTCCTGCGGGTCCGGTGCTGGGTCCATACTGACGTTGTTCAGCGGCAACCCCGGCCCGCTCGCGGCGCGCAGCGCGTGGTACAGCAGCGTCAGGAAGCCCTCGCAGGCCTGCACCTCGGCCTGCCGCGCCTGCGCGCCCCGCCGGATCACCGCCTGCAACTCGTCGAAGGAACTCACGGGTCCGACTGTACCGTCCCTTAATTCAGCAGTTCGTACGCCGCGTCGCGCGTACCGGTGCCCAGCTTGCGCAGCAGACCGTCCTGCACCAGTCGGCGCAGGGTCCGCCACGCCTGCTGCGTCGTGATGCCGCACGCCCCGCGCAGGTCCACGTTCCTTACCCGGCCCTGCTCGCGCGCCAGGGCCAGCGCGATGGCGCGAACCTCGGCGGCGTTCGGGCCGCTGCTGTCCGCCGGGCGGCGCGGCGCACGCGCAGGCTTCGCGTCAGCCGCCTGAACGGGCGCCGGGACAGGTGGAGCGTGCGGCACCACGACTGGCGGGGCGACCGGTGCAGGCATGGGCGGAACCTCGGCCACGCTCAGCGTGGGGCGGCCCAGGGCGGCGCGGACCTCGTCACTCAGGACGTACGCGATGCCGCGTCCGACCCCGGCGCGGCGGATCAGCCCGTGGTCCTCCATGCCGCGCAGCAGACGGGGCGTGCGGTCCTCCGGGAGTTGCAGCGCGCGGGCCAGCGCCGCGCGGGTCGCCTCGCCCTCACGCGCCAGCAGGCTCAGGACGATCAGGACGTCCAGCGAGAGGGTCTGCATCTCCTCCTGCTTGCGGGCCACGAAGCGCACGAACTCCGCGTCGAAGCCCGGCGAGTGCAGCGCCAGCGTCACCGAATCCGGGTACGTGGTGTACTCCGGCGGTTCCTTCCCGTGGCGCAGCATCAGCGAGTACATCTTGTCCACGCCCACCCCGGCCCGCTCGACCAGCCCCAGGCGCGCCAGCGACTCGGCCAGCAGCGGATTGCGGCGCTTGGGCTGGTGCCGCAGGATGTTCCCCGGCGTGATCCCGCCCGGCAGCCCGCCGGGGTTCATGATCTCCAGCCGGTCCGGGAAGTGATGCACGTGCACCGCGTCCCGCAGCGTGTAGTCCCGGTGCGTCAGGGCGTTCAGGAGCGCCTCGCGGTACACGACCTCGTCCTGATCCCACACCTCGATGCGGAACAGGCCCACCTGCACCGGCGTGAAGCGGTTCCGGGCCTGGATCAGTTCCGCCAGTCGCGTCAGCAGCGCCGGAATGGGCCGCAGCAGGTCCTCCCGGAACTGGAATTCCACGTCGGTCGTCTGGTGGTGGTAGAAACACACCTCCGATTGAGGGACGTGCGCCCGCAGCGCCGCCGGGGTGCCCGCCAGCAGGATCGCGGCCAGCGTGGGCCGCAGCGCCCCGCCGCTCGGGATCAGCAGGCCCAGTTCCCGCAGGAAATCCAGGTCCGGGAGGTTCGCGGCGCTCGCCCGGCGGCCCAGCCCGCGCAGCCGCGCGACCTCCGCCGGGTCCAGGTCGGCCAGGGACGCGTCCGGCGGGACGGTCGCCGTGAAATCCTGATCCGCGACCGGTTCCGCCTCGCCCGGCGTGACCGGCACGAGATGCGCGCCGTCCCAGGCGATGACCGACCCGTCCGGCGCGGCCAGCACGTACGGTGCGTGCGGCACGAATACCGCCAGCACCCGCGCCCCGCCCGGCAGGCGGTGATGCTGCACGTTCACGGTGAGCCGCCCGCCCGACAGTTCGAAGATCGCGTGCGTGATCATCAGCGGATGCAGCTCCCCCGCGTCCCGCGCGCTGCCCGACACGGCGTCCACACCCACCAGCACCGTCCCGCCCCGCGCGTTCGCCAGACCCACCGCGTGCCGCGCCAGTCCCTCGGGCGTCACGTCCAGCGGCAGGTGAATGCAGGTGGGACCCGCCGGGGGCAGCACCCCCAGCGGCGAGATGGCGTCGGTCGCGTCCAGCGTCACAATCCGGCAGTATAGCCGCAATCCGCTGTTCCGGGTGAATCCGCCCGCCGCAGCCACAGCCGCTCGATCCGCAGCCCCTCTGAAAAGGGGGGACCGTCCAGCCAGACCAGCGCCGCCCGGCGGCCCACGCCCCACAGGATCGCCGCCTGCCCGAACTGACGGCCCAGCCGCGCCGCCTCGCGTAGCGGCACGCCGCGCAGGATCAGCGTGTCCTCGCGCCACCCGCCGTCCCCATTGAAGCCGGACAGGGGAGACCACCCCTGCACCCGTCCCGTCAGCCGCGTCTGCGCTGTGTCGTTCTCCGCCGACCCGGCTTGCGCGCCCCCCGGGTTCCACGCGGTCACAATGCCCCAGCGTCCGCCCGGGGCACTCCAGCCCGGCAGCACACCCGGCCCGTCCACGTACAGCCACAGGCGCTCACCGGCCCGGCCATAGCTGCTGCCCAGGAACGCTGCCCCCAGGTCCGGCACACCATCCGGCATCCGCTCTGGCCTCTACCGCGTGACGACAGCCTGCACGCTCAGGATCTGCGAGTTCTTCAGGCGGAACACCAGTCCCACCCGCTGCCCGACCTTGAACGTGCCGCCCAGGACCACCCGTGCCCGCGCGTCCGGCCCGACCGTCAGTGTGCCCGGCACCGGCAGGCTGGAGACGACCTTGCAGCGCGGCTCGCAGCGCATCAGGCGGGCGCGGCCGGCGCTGCTCCAGACACCCAGCAGTTCATCCGACCGCGACAGTTTCAGGGTGCCGGACAGCAGGACGCCCTCCCGCAGGAGTTTCAGGGTGATCGGCTGCGGCGTGCTCGCCTGCGCCACGGGGGACAGCGCCAGCAGCGCCGCGCACAGCAGAGGTTTCAGCTTCACTCCAGTCCCTCCTCGCCCGGGGCGTCCGGGTCGGCACCCAGATCAGGGGTCGCGGCGTCCACACTGGTCTTCATGACCTCGCGCAGCACACTCGTGGCGAAACTGCCCTTCGGGAGCGTGAACGACAGCGTGAAGCCGTCCTCTTCGGGCGCGACCTGCGCGTCCTGGGGGAACACCCGCGTCAGCCGGCGGTCTCCCTTGCGACTGCCGAACATCTCGGGGCTCAGGCCCAGTTCATCCAGCACCGCGCGTTCCAGCTCACCGGCATCCAGCGTCAGCGGCTTGACCTTGCGGCCGAACAGCGTGCCGGTGGCACTCACCTCGCCCCGCTGGGCGCGCGGCGTCTCGGCGGCGGCGTCCTGCACGCTGAACACGCCGCCCGTGTCGTGCTTCTTCGCCATGTCCCCGGCCAGCAGCGCGTCGAACGCCCCCCGTTCCAGGCGGCGGCTGACAAAGGCGTTGAACACCACGCTCTGCAGGGCGCTCGTCAGGAAGCGGCGCACGCGCGGGTCCCGGACGCGCGACTCGCCGCGCACGACGCGCAGGCCCTCCTCGGCGTTGACGCCGCCCAGCCCGAAACGCTGCGGCCCGAAGTAGTTCGGCACGCCCCGCGCGACCAGCTGCGCCAGCGTCCCGGCGGCCTCGTCGGCCTGACCGGCGGCGTCCCGGACCCGCACCTGGAAGCGGTTGCCACCCAGGTGCCCCATCGCCAGCTTGTTCCCGTGCCGCTGCATGTCCAGCACGCGCACGCCGTCCATGGTGAACGCGGACACGCGGTCCTCGTACTTGGCGGGCAGGCTGATCCACTGCGAGGTGACCGCATGCCGGTCCTTCAGGCCCGCCACGCCCACGTCCCGGTCGCGCACGCCCAGCTGCGCGCCCAGTTCCCGCAGGACGTGCGCGGTCGTGTGGCCGGTCTTCTCCAGCTGCACGAACACGAACTCGCCATCACCACTCAGGGGGTAGGCGGGAAGTTCCTCCACGCGGAAATCCGAGGGCTCACGCCGCAGGACGCCGCCGGTACCCGGCCCGTCCGTGAGGGCACGCAGCGCCGACCAGTCAAACACCAGACTCACGATCCGCCCACCATATCCCGCCCCGCCAGAATCGATGTGAAATTTCCCGCATGGGCATGAGGACGGCCTCCCGTGCGTCCGGGCACGCATCCACCTGCTGTCGCCCGTTCCGGCCAGCCGACACGCACGCGCCCACGTGAACCAGATGAAGGAACCTTCACCCGACCACGCTGCCCGGCCGTCACCCCACGCTCAGGCGCAGCCACAGCGCCAGCAGCCCGGCCAGCAGCACCGGCGGGGTCAGGCGCAGCCCGGCGCGCAGGTACTCGCCCCAGCCGACCTCCAGCCCACGCCCACGCAGGACGTGCAGCCACAGCAGCGTCGCCAGACTCCCGATCGGCGTGAGCTTCGGCCCGATATCCGCGCCCATCACCGCGCCGAACACCAGCGCCTGACGCGCCGCGCCACTCACGCCGCTGCCCTGGATGCCCAGGATCGCCGTGAGCAGCGCCGGGAGGTTGTTCAGCCCCGCGCTGAGCCCCGCCACGCTGAGGCCCGACGCGAACACCGCCGCGCCCGTCCCGTGCGCCGCCCAGCTCGCCAGCCACGCCCCGTACGCGCCGGTCACGCCCGCACCGCGCAGCCCGTACACCACCGTGTACATCGCCAGACTGAACGCCACCACGTTCCACGGCGCGGCGCGCAGCACCGCCCGCGTGCCCACGTGCGCGCTGCGCGCCGCGACCACCCACACCAGCCCCGCGCACACCGCCACGACCGCGCTGAGGGGCACGCCCGCCCCCTCGGCCAGGAAGGCACCCGCCAGCAGCAGCGGCGTGACCAGCCAGCCCGCCCGGAACACGCCCCACGACCGCACCGCCTCGGCCGGGCCAGGCAGCGCCCCCACGTCGTAGCGGCGCGGCAGGGTCCGCCCGTAGAACGCCAGCAGGGTGCCCAGGCACGCGGCGACCACGACCAGATTCACCGGGAACATCACGCCCGCGTACCCGCCGAAACTGATGCGGAAGGCGTCCGCCGCGATGATGTTCGTCAGGTTGCTGATCGTCAGCGGCAGGCTCGCGGCGTCCACCACGAAGCCCACCGCCAGCGCCAGGGTCAGCGTCGCCGCGCGGCTCACGCGCAGCGCCCGCGCCAGTTCCAGCACGATCGGCGTGAGGATCAGCACCCCACCGTCGTTCGCGAACAGCGCCGCCACCACCGCGCACAGCCCCACCAGCAGCGCCAGCAGCCGACGCCCACTCCCGCCCCCCCAGCGCGCCACGTGCAGCGCCGCCCAGCGGAAGAGCCCCGCCGCGTCCAGCAGCAGACTCAGCACGATCAGGCCAACCAGCGTCAAGGTTGCGTTCCAGGTGGCGCCCCACAGGGTGGGCAGGTCCGACAGGTGGACCACGCCTGCCAGGAGCGCCACCACCGCGCCCAGCGTCGCGGCGCGCGCCGCCCCCAGCCCACGCGGCTGCCAGACCACCAGCGCCACGGTTCCCAGCACGATCAGCACCGCCCACATGACCGGCACTCTAGCCCCAGCGGCGGCCCCACATGCCCCGGTCAGCCGACCAGCGTCACCCAGCCCAGCGCCAGCAGGGCCAGCGGCGCCAGTCCCGCCCCCCCGAAGCCTCCCAGCAGCGCCCCCACCACGCCCGGTGCCATTGCCGCCGCGAACGGCAGCTGCCCCGCCACCGCCGGGTCCCCGACCGACTCCCCCAGCGCCGCGCGCACGCCCAGCGCCGCCCACGGCGTCAGGAGCGCCGAGAGGAGGACGGGCAACCCGCCACCCGCCAGCAGCGCCCCCAGCAGCGCCCCCAGCAGCGCGGCCCCGCCCAGCGTCAGCGCCGCCGGGAGGTGAAGTGCCAGCCGCGCCCACCGGCCCGGTCCGGGCGCGCCCGGCAGGTGGCCCGGGGCCCGCAGACCCAGCGCGGGGACCAGCAGCAGGCCCGCACCGACCGGCTGCCCCAGCGCCATCCCTGCCCCGGCCAGCGCCGCGCCCAGCACGCCCGCCAGGAGCCGAGAACGACGGCGCGTGAGCTGCAGCGCACCCCGCCACCACAGCGCCCCGCCCGGCGACACCCGGCGCAGGGCAGACGCCCAGCGGCGCGGCGGCTGCAATCCATCGGGGTCCACGTCCGGCACGGGCAGCCCGAACCGGCGCGCCCCGGCCCGCACCGCCTCGACCTCCAGCTGGGTGGACAGGCGGGGCGGAAGGTCGGCGGCGAGTGTCCCGACCCAGGTCACGCCCGCCACCACGGCCGCCAGCGCGGCCCCCACCGGCAGCAGCGCCGGATGCAGCAGGGCCAGCAGCGGCAGCGCGGCGAGCGCCGTGACTGGCCACCCGGTCCGCCCGGCCAGCCGCCGGACGTGCCGCGCGGCGTGCAGCATCCGCCCGCCCGCACCCAGCCACGGGAGGCTCAGCGTGAGCGGCCACAGCGCCGGGCTCCAGGTCAGCAGGGCCGCCCCCAGGGCCAGCCCGGTCAGGGCGCCGGGGAGCGCCGCGCGGACCAGTGCCGGAGCCAGCGCCCACGCCGGGCTGACCGGGCCCCGCAGCGCCGCCCACTCCAGGCCGCGCGGCCTCAGGCCGGGCCGCGACCCCGTCAGGCCCAGCAGCAGCCACCCGCACGCCAGCGCGACCGGCAGCGCCCACGGCACGCCCACCGGCGCAGCTGGCAGCATGGGCCATACGCTGAGGACCGCCACGCCCGCGCAGCCCAGCAGGAACGCCAGCATCAGCGGCACGCCCCCCAGCCGCCACGCGCCCCACGTCCACGCCAGCTCCCGCCGCGCCGACCGCCACCACCAGCCCAGCCACACGCGGTCGGCGGGGGTCACGCGGACTCCAGCGTCACGCGGCGCACCGGCAGCCCCGCGAGTTCCTCGCCGTGCGTCGTGACGACCAGCGCGCCACCCGCCGCCGCCCGCGCCCGGATGGTGTCCAGCAGCGCCGCGCGCGAGGCGGTGTCCAGCGTCCCGAACGGTTCGTCCAGCAGCGTCAGTGCGCAGCCCAGCCCCAGCGCGCCGCTCAGCGCGACCTTCTGCCGCGTGCCGCGCGACAGCTCGGCGGGCCACGCGTCCAGCCAGCGTGCCAACCCCATCGACTCCGCCAGCGTCAGCAGCGGCGCGGCCGGGCGGGACCACAGCGCCGCGAGGAACGTCAGGCCCTCCGCGACCGTCAGGTCGTCCGGCAGGGCCGCGTCGGTCGGCGCCCACGCCGTGTCCGCCCGCGCGCCCCGCGAACCCAGCGCGCTGCCCAGCACCCGCACCTCGCCGCCCGCGCGCTCCCCGGCCAGGACGCGCAGCAGGGTCGTCTTGCCCACCCCGTTCGGGCCGCAC from Deinococcus soli (ex Cha et al. 2016) encodes the following:
- a CDS encoding carbohydrate ABC transporter permease, with translation MNLKTKNPALYYLQRAAFYLLVLVIAFYLLAPFFWAVLTSLRSPGDLFLQPAQFIAAETTFQNYTQVFANPNFQRGLLYSLIVAVGSVLISLLIGSFAAYALGRFRFRGKQIIMYVILAVSVFPQIAVLSGLYTLISALGLYNNPVGLILTYLIFTIPFTVWVLTSFVRDIPGELEEAALVDGASPLQTLFQVLFPVMMPALVTTGLLAFINAWNEYLFALTFTSTNRTVPVVIANYSGATQFDQPWGQIMAASIVVTIPLIILVLVFQRNIVSGLTAGAVKG
- a CDS encoding DUF2252 domain-containing protein, producing the protein MHDPFSAVPLPGRDERRARGRALRSTLPRRDHALFEVPGKRPEQVLNALHAGTDGCMTHLLPLRFGRMVANPFAFFRGTAALMAADLAGTPVTGERVQASGDAHCANFGAFATGERNLVFDLNDFDETLRAPWEWDVRRLATSLVLAGREAGHSEADAVYAARSAARAYRLHVRAYARQHHLDVWYDRIDASEALADMAADARDHGRAMFAKASTRTHLHTLKKLAVQTPGGWRLRDDPPLLVHTSDPQAEVMLAGVRTNYLDSVAPDRRELLSRYHLADWALKVTGVGSCGRRVLVLLLAADGDDVLFLQVKEARPSVLEPYAGPTVARNAAHRIVRGQQLMQAAADPFLGWSAGEGFCGYVRQLRDQKGRFDLQAVSPRTLEEIAELCGWALARAHARTGDAVALGAYLGRRETFDQAVATFAVAYADQAERDHAALAQAIVRGYLEAEVDPVG
- a CDS encoding helix-turn-helix domain-containing protein — translated: MTLDATDAISPLGVLPPAGPTCIHLPLDVTPEGLARHAVGLANARGGTVLVGVDAVSGSARDAGELHPLMITHAIFELSGGRLTVNVQHHRLPGGARVLAVFVPHAPYVLAAPDGSVIAWDGAHLVPVTPGEAEPVADQDFTATVPPDASLADLDPAEVARLRGLGRRASAANLPDLDFLRELGLLIPSGGALRPTLAAILLAGTPAALRAHVPQSEVCFYHHQTTDVEFQFREDLLRPIPALLTRLAELIQARNRFTPVQVGLFRIEVWDQDEVVYREALLNALTHRDYTLRDAVHVHHFPDRLEIMNPGGLPGGITPGNILRHQPKRRNPLLAESLARLGLVERAGVGVDKMYSLMLRHGKEPPEYTTYPDSVTLALHSPGFDAEFVRFVARKQEEMQTLSLDVLIVLSLLAREGEATRAALARALQLPEDRTPRLLRGMEDHGLIRRAGVGRGIAYVLSDEVRAALGRPTLSVAEVPPMPAPVAPPVVVPHAPPVPAPVQAADAKPARAPRRPADSSGPNAAEVRAIALALAREQGRVRNVDLRGACGITTQQAWRTLRRLVQDGLLRKLGTGTRDAAYELLN
- a CDS encoding DUF3293 domain-containing protein, which translates into the protein MPDGVPDLGAAFLGSSYGRAGERLWLYVDGPGVLPGWSAPGGRWGIVTAWNPGGAQAGSAENDTAQTRLTGRVQGWSPLSGFNGDGGWREDTLILRGVPLREAARLGRQFGQAAILWGVGRRAALVWLDGPPFSEGLRIERLWLRRADSPGTADCGYTAGL
- the truD gene encoding tRNA pseudouridine(13) synthase TruD gives rise to the protein MSLVFDWSALRALTDGPGTGGVLRREPSDFRVEELPAYPLSGDGEFVFVQLEKTGHTTAHVLRELGAQLGVRDRDVGVAGLKDRHAVTSQWISLPAKYEDRVSAFTMDGVRVLDMQRHGNKLAMGHLGGNRFQVRVRDAAGQADEAAGTLAQLVARGVPNYFGPQRFGLGGVNAEEGLRVVRGESRVRDPRVRRFLTSALQSVVFNAFVSRRLERGAFDALLAGDMAKKHDTGGVFSVQDAAAETPRAQRGEVSATGTLFGRKVKPLTLDAGELERAVLDELGLSPEMFGSRKGDRRLTRVFPQDAQVAPEEDGFTLSFTLPKGSFATSVLREVMKTSVDAATPDLGADPDAPGEEGLE
- the arsB gene encoding arsenical efflux pump membrane protein ArsB — translated: MWAVLIVLGTVALVVWQPRGLGAARAATLGAVVALLAGVVHLSDLPTLWGATWNATLTLVGLIVLSLLLDAAGLFRWAALHVARWGGGSGRRLLALLVGLCAVVAALFANDGGVLILTPIVLELARALRVSRAATLTLALAVGFVVDAASLPLTISNLTNIIAADAFRISFGGYAGVMFPVNLVVVAACLGTLLAFYGRTLPRRYDVGALPGPAEAVRSWGVFRAGWLVTPLLLAGAFLAEGAGVPLSAVVAVCAGLVWVVAARSAHVGTRAVLRAAPWNVVAFSLAMYTVVYGLRGAGVTGAYGAWLASWAAHGTGAAVFASGLSVAGLSAGLNNLPALLTAILGIQGSGVSGAARQALVFGAVMGADIGPKLTPIGSLATLLWLHVLRGRGLEVGWGEYLRAGLRLTPPVLLAGLLALWLRLSVG
- a CDS encoding ABC transporter ATP-binding protein, whose translation is MSLTPPPILAAAPFTLEVAGRPLAHVPELNLRPGEVLHLCGPNGVGKTTLLRVLAGERAGGEVRVLGSALGSRGARADTAWAPTDAALPDDLTVAEGLTFLAALWSRPAAPLLTLAESMGLARWLDAWPAELSRGTRQKVALSGALGLGCALTLLDEPFGTLDTASRAALLDTIRARAAAGGALVVTTHGEELAGLPVRRVTLESA